The window GCTCCTGGAAACTAGGAATTACGTACACTAGATTTTCGGCTGGGAGAGAAAGAAGAGAAGGAGAAGATGAAGTGGGATGAAAAGGCTATGAAAAGGTTGCTTAGTTGGTTGAGATTACCAGCTTGACcaaagaaatatatgataaaaatAAGAGTTTTCGCTGACTGCTAATCTGCTATATGCCCATTAAGAGTTATATCCGTAGCTAATCTCATTTAGCTACGGATTAACGATGGATTATAAGAAAATCTAACTAGTGAAAGCTATTTAGCGATAAATTAGCTAGGGATAACCGATAAATATCGTAGCTAATTTCATGTTCTCTTGTAGTGATAATTAATTATTGTTGGATTTTGGGTCCAATTATGGAGCGTAATGAAATGAAGTGCTGGTCCTCGTCCTATATAGATATACCTCCAATATAATGCCATTTTTGCAGGGTTTTTAtagtttgatttaaaagtccTAATCAGTGATGAACTTCAAACGAAAAGACACTCTTCTTTCGTTGTAATCAATCAATTTCGCCGCCTAACTATGGACTGACTTTCTTTGGCGAAATTACACACAAAATATTTGGATTATCGACTGACACGTTTCTTCTGTTATCTTGATAGCTGAAAATTGCATCAAATGACTTACGTGCTAGTACTAATTACGTACGGTTTGCCCACTTCTTTTAGTGTTGGTAGGATGCAAATAGATATGATATCCGTGATGGGCAACCTTCCCTGAAATACCTTAACTAGCTCcatctttttatatttatttcattttaaatTTAGTTTGTTATTTTATGTGCTAAGTATAATAGACCCTCGTGGTATGGCCTTTTTCCGAATCTACTACTAAAAAAACGGAAAAAACCGTTGACAAAAACCGACGTCAAGCGTCGGTTTTTTTAACCAAATCGACGGGAAACCGACATTTAACGTCCGTCAGTTTTCATAGCCTCGCtttcagaaaaccgacggacaacgtcggtttttaCCGACGGACAGCATCGGTTACGtagtccgtcgggttttattcaaatatttttaaaacttaaaaaaaattaaaaaaaccgacggacagggtcggttttattaaattcggattttttatcttatatataaataatatatattttatgaaaaaaacgacgcactgcgtcggttttttatataattttttattttaattataaaaccGACACAGTGAGTCGgtttgtttataaaatataagcaTTAATTCCAGAAAatcgacggacagagtcggtttctggaaaatttgcaaaattaatttccagaaaaccgacggacagagtcggttttctggaaaatctgcaaaattaatttccagaaaaccgacggacagagtcggttttccgtcggttttctgaaaaattttcagcatgcaaatcatgcattttctgtaaccacacctgcacagaaaccagtaccaaaagctgctcagaAACCAGtaacaaaagctgctcaaaactagcattaaaatgctccaaatcaattctaaaagagctacaacacataaaatcatcctaagtaataataaaacacatcaaacactatctaaacacatcaaatacgatctaaataaaccttcaaagttcagaaatatttaaatgaccaaccaaaagtaccattaactagttttaacataagtccattattaaattcaaactactacaactgatcatccggtgtTCGGGCTACGAAATCATCATCatcccacgactatataaatgaaccctaaccgcttccggtttcaaatacttcatacaccggcaatgagaacaaggacacctaattaccccttcattttgaaaagggtaaagtgttattgcatgtgtgataaacccatcaacaccttcaacaaattcatcatgtacacccacacgattactattattcatattatacatccacatacgatccatctacaaaaatatacccacaaattattgaggttatagaaatatattataacttaagaattctgacttaaaatataacttaagaaaacacaatcccaaccatttctaactttggattctcaataacaattctaactttaataatttataaattctaactttaataatttataaattctaactttaatataattttgaaaagcacaatcccaactaattctaactttgaattctcaataacaattctaactttaataacttatggattctaactttaattctaaaaattgaaaaataaatctagtcaaataaagtctacattttagttttgaggttatagaaatattataacttaataattctaacttaatttgaaaagcacaattccaaccaattctaaaaattgaaaagtaaatctagagaaataaaatctacattttagtattgaggttatagaaatactataacttaacaattctaactttgaaaagcacaatctcaatcaattctaatttagaatgatcaataacaattctaataacttatgaaattctaacaaaaagcacaatccaacaaaaaaaaaaaaactagtcaaataattaaagtatatatttttgcacatattcaatatcaacaatattacaaagaatgataactaagctaacacaaatacattgacaaagaatatgaaatatagcacaatctcaacccaaaaaaaaaatgacaagtaaattaAACTaggcaaataaagtttacatttttttttcacaaattcaacattaataacattgcaaatgatgtttaacaaagctaaatagacgagcattaggcctaaaatctacaaataaaactaagattaaaagaattttaaatgccctaatttaagagaaactaaccttcaAAATGGGTTTGGGGTAGGGGGGAAGGGGCTGCGCAGGCAGCGGCGTTGGGCGGCGGCGAAATGGGAGGAGGCGTCGGGCGGAGGGGAGGGGGCGGCGGGTAGGGTTTGGGGAGAGTGGGGTTTAATTTTGAAAAGGGATAGCTGAAATGGGAAAGAATCTCGCTGCTGCCAATTTAtaggaaaaaccgacggacaaaaccgactctgtccgtcggttttttccgcacATTTGACCGGATTTTGaccccaaaaattaaaaaaaaaaaaacgaaaccgacactgtccgtcggtttcttcaaaaaaaaaattatttattatttttttaaaaaacaaaatgaattgtatattatttataatattttttaaaataaaaccgacgtacgacgtcggttttatattaattattaaattttttttaattaaaccgacgtgggacgtcggtttATTTTGGCggaattatattttcaaaattctgccaaaaaaaccgacgttgtccgtcggttttctgattaaaataattaaaaatacaaaaaaccgACTCTGTGAGTCGGTTTTTTGAAACGACCCAGTGCATCGGTTTTTGATCCGTCGATTTTTAGCAGTTTTTTAATAATGATCCAGCGCATAGCGAGAGTTTGGTGCACCAGActgcctttttttttattttatgtgctACGTTATTTTTATATCTAGCAAAATTATTGGCATTCTTTTCAGAGTTTACTCATAATCTAGAAATCCTAATGTCAACTTATTTTTGGCAAGAGAATTTCTAGCCTTTGTTGCCCTTAATAGATTGTGAGTCTAATTATCGAATTGAGTGGACGCGGAGATTTGAgcgtttacttttttttttttataaagagaTATATGTTTGTTAACTTAATCCAAACAATATTCGAGAATATTGTATTTCCTTCTATTCTACTTTTGTATAATTGTGTGATATTTATTTGGAAAGTAAAATAATTTTTCGTAATATAATTGTGTTCTTTTTATATTATAAAGATTAATTAAAAGAATTTACAATTTAAAATACTTCTACTTGTCTGAGAATATAATATTAACTGTTGGGTTTAAATGATAGATTGAATGGGAAATAGAGGGCAAAGAAGTGGAGGGAAAATGAGTTGTCTCTCTTGCTTTATGAAATGAGCATTTGTCCCTCATAGGTAGTGAaaagaaaagttctcctacttaaaagtagaagtactccttcttgttgctaaagggttaagaagagggtctcccctcgcgccgtcgtcgtcgctcggctcagcttcggatttggatttggatttggatttggtcaaatgatctgatatgttcactacggaaagttcaaagagaaacctacttatccagatgcaattaatccTTGCTTGTAAATTACACACTTGTCCGTGCATTCCTTTATCtcatagccattccccattcatgtgggggattgttgggtttaaATGATAGattgaatgggaaatggagggaaaagaagtGGAGGGAAAATGAGTTGTCCCTCTTGCTTTATGAAATGAGCATTTGTCCCTCATAGGTAGTGGAAAAaaaagttctcctacttaaaagtagaagtactccttcttgttgctaaagggttaagaagagggtctcccctcgcgtcgtcgtcgctcggctcggcttcggcttcggcttcggtcaaatgatctgattgattgataatctttttggaccaaattttatttatttttaattacttaattaataattatttatttaattaattaataaactTATCCGATCCTACCCGTTAGTAACCCGGACCCGCGACCCGGTTCTTTCccgtttttatttaaattttccACCGTTTTTAAAGTGATTATTCTGAAGGGTTGCAAACCTTCAGAAACAGTACTTCCATGGCTATAAATTCGTTTGATTCCTCAGAATTTTCCTTACGAATTTTCTGAACTACAAAACTTCTTCTCCTTCTGCACAAACAAATTCCAGTGTACTTTACTGTTGTTGAGTGGTTcactgtgtcacgacccgactagggccgcgatgagtacccggggctaaccaccgagcaccgctcgtttccTTACTTGTCATaaccattttacatttctttatcattcataccctcataatcataagacagcCATTTTTCATTTGACAACACAAATGATTTTGTATACATGtgctcattaggccatcaaaataacatatacaaatataacatagtactcttgtgagaccatctaacccacactgcgcgtctacgagcctctactgacatattatgCATATAGACGGAACAGGACTCCATCGTGCGCGAAATACATAAAGGAACCaaaagaataaacataagcacctccgaacaatggagtgctctcaatcagctgacagctactaagaatctggatcaagctcacctccctgtctacctgtgggcatgaacacagcgtccgaagaaaacagacgtcagtacgaatattgtactgagtatgaggggcataaacaataaaaatatatcaatgaaataggaaggcatcaatgaaataaggaagcatcaagaAAGAGCAATTTGTACTGGCTGTCAAATATaattgaaataatgcatgctgacttactcataatcatcatcatgtcatgtatctatacatatataagctgcccgtccatataggtacggtgtgataatgtataagctgcccgtccatgtaggagcggtgtgataatcatagcctgtatccaggcctcccgcgttcggggtataagctgcccactatagtggtgtgcacatctacgtgcctgtccggccgactatagcgcggcgcggtgtgagaaaatacatacatatatatatatatatatataaagcatgcacaagagcccaatcaaaagtcaTAACTATATCGGAGCGACATAAGGTCGGTGGCTTCCGACGTCATTATGGACCATTCATTgatatcctgcctcaccttgaaggaattagcatataaggtgagtgtaagcaataaatagcatcattaacattataggatcatcacaacatgagtattggaatttctatactttactcattaccttgtgtggctaattatggacatagactcatattttccggaacttaaggaaactcatggataaaaagaaagtcaagctataagattcatgccatagaaagaaaggactagcctcacataccttgaactctatctaatgtccaacgtctacttctcgagctcgtaggtctaaaatcaagataacataggccacagttagattatccacatcacttactaaccaatccaagtacgaatgaaacttaacaaaattcgggcagcatttcccctgtaaacttaacaatcctcgaaatttcaacttagccaaacatcaataaaaatatcaacaacaacaataccaacaatttatccgatttcccgcaattaatttcgtatttTTCAtttcacaatttagctatgactgaGATGAATTTAAATATCTCAAGAATAAAAGAATCCTTACCTATGAAGCTCTTGGACAAGCGGAATGAAATCCAAGTCGTATTGGAAAAGAGTTGCTCAATTGAGTGAGCTACTTTTGATCAGAATGTTATATCCGTGGAGGAACAGAAAAGTGCATATCTAATCGTTTTATATAACTTGGGAAGGAttgagaatttttttttgttttttttagtgTAAAGAAACATATTCATCATTCACTTAGTGGACAATCACGTGTAAGGAAACTTAGACACATAATTGTCTTACACGAATAAAGTAATGGGATAATTATCTTCTCCTCCCTTTCTTTTTTTTGACCAGCCACGTGGATTTCCATTCCATGATTTACTAATCACTTTTTCAACAGATGACATATCACCTTTGTGGCATAATTGTTCTTGAACAACACAATTTTCAAATGATCATTTCATGCTTGCCCCTTGTGTTTTACACGTAGGGTTTACTTGGCCCACATATAAGACACTTATTCAATATCCATTGCTGCCACTTCATCCCCCACTCACGTTAACCTTGCTAATTAAAGAATTAACCCACGTAAAAATTATACCATAATTAATTCCttaatctcaattcacttaaataataatttttttttaatacactttatatactcattgCCGTGATTATGTggcatagcactagtccatagtcccttttggtacacataaaatattattctcaatcaccttggtcacacttgttaagtcctaaattatttcaggacctcaaactctttgtacaccgagctctcaatttccatccttgaatatgatcgaattttATGGGCTCGGGTAatttttgctcatattggacgattaaatttttctaatccaaaaatacgggatattatagcttggaccgtatttcatcaaataaatttcgaacctcgacaaaacttattttcttagatttgtttaacttcaaatatttatgACACATCTTTACCATTACTACAACCACCCACAAACTTGGGAGGATAGCCTCGttttcgttactaatatcatttaactcgcaccctttccaacacatgaaaatacgggatgtaacacgcTGACACCGTTGTTTTAGGTACCGATACACCGGTGAATaagatcgttctatcctgggaggatatattccattaacctcgggtacttgaggggaataatttccttaaggacacactgtgcattcagtgggctcgatttttaTTCTTAAAtattttccagtttctgttttCGTTTTCTACTGGTTTTTCCAGAATCTGTCCAGTTTCTATTTTCCTATTTTCAGAAATTATTTGTTACTGTTTCAACATTTTTGCAATACAGAtaataacaatcttaaggaaaatTATTTGTTTTTTATATATTAATCTGTATTCTGTTTTGGAGACTAAAACCTGTGTGGTTTTCTACTCCGTATGAAATTTCGTATTCTGACTTGCAGACATAAAAACTACGTTGGAATATTAAAGTTCATACTTGTACAACgatttgaagaacataaaaacttcatcgttGCTGTTGTAAAAAGTTTGTTATTCTGAATATTAACACAGTTTGTCTATCTTGACAGTGAAAAGAAATGGCTACTGAAAGCGCTACTACTTCTGCGACTGTTGCGGCAACAAGCCGAACTGTTGTGCCACCGGCAGAAAAACCGGGGAAATTTTCTGGAGCCAATTTCAAAGGATGGCAGCAAAGGGTGTTCTTTTGGCTTACCACTCTTGGTATGCTGAAGTTCACCAACGAAGACCCTCCTGTGCCTGCTGCTGATATGCCAGCCAATGAAAAATTTATGATTGCTGAGGCATGGAAACAGGCGGATTTTCTATGCAAGGGCTACATCCTAAGTGCTTTGGAGGATGATTTGTACAATGTCTACAGTGCTATGAAAACTTCTAAAGAATTGTGGGATGCACTTGAGAAGAAGTATAAGACTGAAGACGCATGCTTGAAAAAATTTGTGGTTGCCAAGTTTCTAGACTATAAAATGATAGACAGCAGAAccgttggaacccaagttcaagagcttcaacttATTTTTCATGACCTTATCGCTGAAGGCATGGTAGTTAACGAAGCATTTCAAGTGGCTGCAATGATTGAAAAGTTGCCTCCTTCGTGGAGAGATTTCAAAAATTATCTAAAGCACAAGCGCAAGGAAATGAAGTTCGAAGATCTTGTGATTCGTCTCAAGATTGAGGAAGATAACAAAACAGCTGAAAATAAGTCGCGTGGAAATTCAACGATTATAGGAGCGAACATCGTTGAAGAAGCTTCTCCAAAgaataagaaaaggaagaaacctTTTGGAAAGATTAAGGAGCAGAACAAGAAAAATTTCAAGGGCAATTGCTGCAATTGTGGGAAAGCTGGCCACAAAGCCCCCGATTGTCGTCTCCCGAAAAAGGACAAGGGAAAGGGACAAGCCAATATGGTGGAGAAGAATGATGACATGGATGATCTGTGTGCAATGCTATCGGAGTGCAATTTGGTTGGAAATccaaaggagtggtggcttgattctggtgcCACTCGACATGTTTGCGCTGTAAAAGAAGCATTTGCAACCTATGCTCCCGCTGGATCCGAAGAGGAACTGTTtatgggaaatactgcaacagccaaagttgaaggatatgggaagatacttctgaagatgacttccggcaaggtgctgactctcaacaaTGTTCTGCACGTTCTAACAATTAGGAAAAATGTAGTTTCAGCCGGACTACTCATCAAAAACGGGTTAAGTGCGTGCTGGTTAGTGAGAAAATTATAATAAGTAAGAATGATATGTTcataggaaagggctacctcaccgagggccttttcaaactcaatgtaatggttgttgacagtattaataagaattcagcttcgtcttacttattggagtcaaatgatttatggcatgttcgtttaggacatgtcaattacaaaaccttgcgaaaattaattaatttagaagtattgcctaaattcgagtgtaataaatcaaaatgtgaaatctgtgttgaatctaagtttgttaaacatccatataagtctatttataggagttcaaatcctttagacttaatccacacagatatatgtgatatgaagtcaataccatctcgcggtgggaaaaagtattttataacttttattgacgattgtactcgatattgttatgtgtaTTTGCTTAATAGTGAGGATgaagcaattgatgcatttaatCAATACAAAAACGAAGTGGAAAAccaattgaataaaaagataaaaatgattagaagtgataggggtggagaatacgaatctccttttgcagagatatgtttagaatatgggattattcatcaaactactgccccctacacaccacaatcaaatggaattgcggaaagaaaaaaccgaacattaaaggaaatgatgaatgctttactAATAAGTTCCAGTTTACCGCAgagcttgtggggggaagctatccttacagctaaccgaatactcaacagggttccccacagcaaaacacaatctattccatatgaactatggaaaggaagaaaatccaacttgaaatatttcaaagtgtgggggtgtttagcaaaggtccaagttcctttgcccaaaagggtaaaaatcggaccaaaaactgtggattgtgtttttattggctatgctacaaacagcaaagcttgtcggtttttggttcacaGATCGGACAATCCTGAAATTCATGCTAATacgataattgaattagataatgctgaattctttgaaaacatttatccgtataaaactgaatgtgtgtcgtcaagtgaaagatctaaacgaccgcgggaagaaccaaaggaaagtataccaagtgaagaggatccaaggcgtagcaaacgtcaaaggacatctacttcctttggaccagattttgtgacattcttgcttgaaaatgagcctcaaacatttaaagcagtGATGTCAtcttctgattcagcattttggaaagaggcagtcaatagtgagattgaatcaattttgaacaatcatacatgggaattggttgatctttctcctggaaataaacctttaggatcaaaatggattttcaaaagaaaaatgaaagctgatggcactattgacaaatataaggcaagacttgtggtcaaaggttatagacagagagaaggccttgattactttgacacatactcgccggtaacaagaataacatctattcgggtgttagtggcaCTGGCGGCCGTATAgggtcttgaaatccatcaaatggatgtcaagACAGCTTTTTTAAATGGAgaattggaggaagaaatttacatggaacaacctgagggttttgtggttcctggtaaagaaaggaaagtgtgcaaacttgttaagtcactttatggacttaaacaagcacccaaacaatggcatgcgaaatttgaccaaacaatgttggcaaatggatttaatattaatgagtgtgacaaatgtgtttacattaaaaatactccaaatcatgaagtcattgtttgtttatatgttgatgacatgttgataatgagtagagATATTGCTGATGTAAATGCTACGAAGCGTATGCTCGCtagcaaatttgacatgaaagacttaggggttgctgatttgatcttaggaattaggattcataaaactccacaaggtctagcattatcacagtcacattatattgaaaaggtacttgacaagttcaagtatttaaacttcaatgttgcaaagactccaattgatgtaagttttgcacttcaaaagaatgaaggtgaaagtgactcacaattggactatgcacgagttttgggaagtttgatgtatattatgaattgtacacgaccagatatagcatgtgctattagcaagCTGAGTCGATTCACGAGTAATCCCAATCAAACTCATtagatggcaatgaaacgagtcttggggtatttgaaacacacccaaaactatgctttgcattataataaatatcccgcagtaattgagggatatagtgatgcaaactggatcaccggatcatctgaagttaaatctacaagtggatatgttttcgtcgttggtggaggagcagtttcttggaaatcatccaaacagacGTGCATCGCCCGTTCCACAatggaatctgaatttatagctttagataaggccggtgaagaagttgaatggctccggaatttcttagaagatattccattctAGCCTAAACCTCTGGgacctatatgtatacattgtgatagtcaagcagCAATAGGTAGGGCAGGGAGCGTTATGTACAACGGAAAATCTCGTCATATACGACGGAGACATAATACTGTGAGATAACTACTCTCTAGTGAAATTATCACTGTTGACTATGTAAAGTCTAGagataatgtgtcggatccacttacaaaaggcctaactagagaggcgGTTGAAAGATCATCTAAGGGAATGGGTTTAAGGCTTAGGAtaagtcatcatggcggtaactctacctagcagactggagatcccaagagctaggttcaaggagatcaaacaaagttgtgACTGACGGTTAGgcattgtcaaataactcaatcCATTCTCGTGGtgaagacaatgttcaggaaCAAGGATAAAACATTAAGCCTTTTTAACGAGTTAATAAAGCTTAagttttttaatggtttctaggtttggcaggtttGACCAAATAGTGTATCTACGCGATAACacgtttaggaatcacctatgtgagtgtgaagtgtaagccgcttcaaaGAGGATGATTGTAAAAAGCCCATTCTCTATACACTCATGAAACCAGgaggtgttcatggctgaaacgaacacaaccgtaAAAACCATAGACGGTAAAGGATTGattgtgtgacatgtggttgtctaggtatacgccaaagctcgacggttcaaagatatcaaatctaccgattgaccaagtatatccgacatatgttcactacgaAAAGTTCAAAgagaaacctacttatccagatgcaattaatccTTGCTTGTAAATTACACACTTGTCCGTGCATTCCTTTAtcttatagccattccccattcatgtgggggattgttgggtttaaATGATAGattgaatgagaaatggagggaaaagaagtGGAGGGAAAATAAGTTGTTCTTCTTGCTTTATGAAATGAGCATTTGTCCCTCATAGGTagtggaaagaaaagttctcctacttaaaagtagaagtactccttcttgttgctaaagggttaagaagagggtctcccctcgcgccgtcgtcgtcgctcggctcggcttcgacTTCgtatttggatttggattt is drawn from Lycium barbarum isolate Lr01 chromosome 8, ASM1917538v2, whole genome shotgun sequence and contains these coding sequences:
- the LOC132608115 gene encoding uncharacterized protein LOC132608115 — translated: MATESATTSATVAATSRTVVPPAEKPGKFSGANFKGWQQRVFFWLTTLGMLKFTNEDPPVPAADMPANEKFMIAEAWKQADFLCKGYILSALEDDLYNVYSAMKTSKELWDALEKKYKTEDACLKKFVVAKFLDYKMIDSRTVGTQVQELQLIFHDLIAEGMVVNEAFQVAAMIEKLPPSWRDFKNYLKHKRKEMKFEDLVIRLKIEEDNKTERTSLKKLLQRIRKGRNLLERLRSRTRKISRAIAAIVGKQKDKGKGQANMVEKNDDMDDLCAMLSECNLVGNPKEWWLDSGATRHVCAVKEAFATYAPAGSEEELFMGNTATAKVEGYGKILLKMTSGKVLTLNNVLHVLTIRKNVVSAGLLIKNGLSAEDEAIDAFNQYKNEVENQLNKKIKMIRSDRGGEYESPFAEICLEYVKWNCGKKKPNIKGNDECFTNKFQFTAELVGGSYPYS